A segment of the Streptomyces sp. NBC_00376 genome:
GAGCGACCGCCGCCGGGGACTACGTCGACGTCAAGTAGGCCCCTGAGCATGGAGGAAGCCCGCACCGGCAACCCGGTGCGGGCTTCGTCGGATCCGGCCGGGCCGCCCTCAGCCGGTCGCGAACAGCACCACGAGCAGTACCGCGCCCACCACCGCCGGTGCGATCACCTCGTACGCCCAGCGCACGGACACCGACGACGGCTCCGCGGACCCCGCAGCGGCGCCCGCACCGCCCGCCCTCGCCCGCTCCGCGAGCTCGCGCAGGTCCACCATGGTCTGGTCGGCCGACGCCATCCGGGCCTTGGTGTCGCGGACATCGGCGTGCACGGACGTACGGTCGTACGGGTCGTCCAGCGACCGCCGGGACTGCTGCCGGGCCGCCTTCTTCCGCTGTCGCAGCGATACCGGCACCGCCCAGAGCTGGTACTTGGCGCCGCCCTCGGTGAACAGCTCGCAGGAGTACCCGGCCCGCAGATCCGCGACCTCGGTCCACGGCATGCCGATCGTCCGGAACGGGTTACGGATCCGGATGCGCTGCTCGTTGGCGAGCACGACCGGCCGCAGCGTGAAGGCGACGACCAGCGGCACCGCGGTCAGCATCCCCGCCAGCGCCAGCCACGGCACCCGGCCGTCCCCCCGGATCAGGGCGTCCCCGCCGATCCAGCAGATGAGCAGGAGCAGCAGAACACCCCCGACGATCCCGGCGGGCGAGCGGAAGGTCCGGTCGGCGTAGACCGGCTCGGCGGGTGGTGTGGGGCTCGTCATGGGCCCGATTCTGCCTGACGGGCGCAAGGAGCGCCGGGGCGGCCGCCGCCAGGCCGCGCCCCGCGCGGAGAGGCGGGCCCCCTGTACAGGCCGCTACGCGCGTAGATATGCTCCTCTGGTGACCATGCCCACCACAGCTCCCGCATTCAGCGACGCGACCGCGTCCGACAGTGCGCTGCGCCGCTTCCTGCACGGGCTGCCCGGCGTCGACGCCGTCGGCCTCGAAGCGCGCGCCGCGTCCCTCGGCACCCGTTCGATCAAGACGACGGCCAAGGCGTACGCCATCGACCTGGCCATCTCGATGATCGACCTGACGACGCTGGAAGGCGCGGACACCCCCGGCAAGGTCCGGGCCCTCGCCGCCAAGGCCGTCAACCCCGACCCGACCGACCGCACGACCCCGCGCACCGCGGCGGTCTGCGTCTACCCCGACATGGCGGCGACCGCCGTCGCCGCGCTGGCCGGCTCCGGCGTGAAGGTGGCCTCCGTGGCGACGGCCTTCCCGGCCGGCCGCGCCGCGCTCGACGTGAAGCTCGCCGACGTCCGCGACGCCGTGGCCGCCGGGGCCGACGAGATCGACATGGTGATCGACCGGGGCGCCTTCCTCTCCGGCCGCTACCTGAAGGTGTACGAGGAGATCCTCGCCGTGAAGGCGGAGTGCGCGCGGGCCGACGGCCCCGACGCCCGGCTGAAGGTGATCTTCGAGACCGGCGAGCTGTCCACGTACGACAACATCCGCCGCGCCTCCTGGCTCGGCATGCTGGCGGGCGCCGACTTCATCAAGACCTCGACCGGCAAGGTCGGCACGAACGCCACGCCCGCCAACACCCTGCTGATGCTGGAGGCCGTGCGCGACTTCCGCGCGCAGACCGGCGTACAGATCGGTGTGAAGCCGGCCGGCGGCATCCGCACGTCCAAGGACGCGGTCAAGTTCCTGGTGCTGGTGAACGAGACGGCGGGCGAGGACTGGCTGGACAACCACTGGTTCCGCTTCGGCGCCTCCAGCCTGCTGAACGACCTGCTGATGCAGCGCCAGAAGCTCAGCACCGGCCGTTACTCCGGCCCCGATTACGTGACGGTGGACTGATCCCCATGGCATCTGCATTCGAGTACGCCCCCGCCCCCGAGTCGCGCGCGGTCGTCGACATCGCGCCCTCGTACGGGCTGTTCATCGACGGCGAGTTCGCCGAGGCGGCCGACGGCAAGGTCTTCAAGACCGTCTCGCCGAGCACCGAGGAGGTGCTCTCCGAGGTCGCGCAGGCCGGTGCGGCCGACGTCGACCGGGCCGTGAAGGCGGCCCGCAAGGCGTTCGAGAAGTGGTCGGCGCTGCCCGGCTCCGAGCGCGCCAAGTACCTCTTCCGGATCGCCCGGATCATCCAGGAGCGCAGCCGCGAGCTCGCCGTCCTGGAGACCCTGGACAACGGCAAGCCGATCAAGGAGACGAGGGACGCCGATCTCCCCCTCGTCGCCGCGCACTTCTTCTACTACGCGGGCTGGGCCGACAAGCTCGACCACGCGGGGTACGGCCCGAACCCGGCCCCCCTCGGCGTCGCGGGCCAGGTCATCCCCTGGAACTTCCCCCTCCTGATGCTGGCCTGGAAGATCGCCCCGGCGCTCGCCACCGGCAACACGGTGGTCCTCAAGCCCGCCGAGACGACCCCGCTCTCCGCGCTGTTCTTCGCGGACATCTGCCGCCAGGCGGGCCTGCCCAAGGGTGTCGTGAACATCCTTCCCGGCTACGGGGACGCGGGCGCCGCCCTCGTCGCGCACGAGGACGTGAACAAGGTCGCCTTCACCGGCTCGACCGCGGTCGGCAAGGCCATCGCCCGCCAGGTCGCCGGCACGGACAAGAAGGTCACCCTCGAACTGGGCGGCAAGGGCGCCAACATCGTCTTCGACGACGCCCCGATCGACCAGGCCGTCGAGGGCATCGTCACCGGCATCTTCTTCAACCAGGGCCAGGTCTGCTGCGCGGGCTCCCGGCTCCTGGTCCAGGAGTCCGTCCAGGACGAGGTGCTGGACGCGCTGAAGCGCCGGCTGTCCACGCTCCGGCTCGGCGACCCGCTGGACAAGAACACCGACATCGGCGCGATCAACTCCGCGGAGCAGCTCGCCCGGATCACCGCGCTCACCGAGACGGGCGAGGCGGAGGGTGCGGAGCGCTGGAGCGCCCCCTGCGAACTCCCCTCCGCCGGTTACTGGTTCGCCCCGACGCTGTTCACCAACGTCACCCAGGCGCACACCATCGCCCGCGACGAGATCTTCGGCCCGGTGCTGTCGGTGCTGACCTTCCGTACGCCCGACGAGGCGGTCGCCAAGGCCAACAACAGCCAGTACGGCCTCTCGGCCGGCATCTGGACGGAGAAGGGCTCCCGCATCCTCGCGGTGGCGAACAAGCTCCGGGCGGGCGTCGTCTGGGCCAACACGTTCAACAAGTTCGACCCGACCTCGCCCTTCGGCGGCTACAAGGAGTCGGGCTTCGGCCGCGAAGGCGGCCGTCACGGCCTGGAGGCGTACCTCGATGTCCGATAACCGTCTGAGCGTCTTCAAGACCTACAAGCTGTACGTCGGGGGCAAGTTCCCCCGCTCCGAGAGCGGCCGGGTGTACGAGGTGACGGACTCGAAGGGCAAGTGGCTGGCGAACGCCCCCCAGTCCTCCCGCAAGGACGCGCGCGACGCGGTCGTGGCCGCCCGCAAGGCGTTCGGCGGCTGGTCGGGGGCGACCGCGTACAACCGCGGCCAGATCCTCTACCGCGTCGCGGAGATGCTCGAGGGCCGCAAGGACCAGTTCGTACGGGAAGTGGCGGACGCGGAGGGCCTGTCGAAGTCCAAGGCGGCGGCCGTCGTCGACGCGGCGATCGACCGCTGGGTCTGGTACGCGGGCTGGACCGACAAGATCGGCCAGGTCGTGGGCGGGGCGAACCCGGTCGCGGGCCCGTTCTTCAACCTGTCCACCCCCGAACCGACCGGCGTGGTCACGGTCCTGGCCCCCCAGGAGTCCTCGTTCCTGGGCCTGGTCTCGGTGATCGCCCCCGTGATCGCGACCGGCAACACAGCCGTCGTCATCGCCTCCACCACCTCCCCCCTCCCGGCCCTGTCCCTGGGCGAGGTGCTGGCCACCTCCGACCTGCCGGGCGGCGTGGTGAACATCCTGTCCGGCAGGACGGCGGAGATCGCGACACCGCTCGCCTCCCACCAGGACGTCAACGCCATCGACCTCACGGGCGCCGACACGGCCCTCGCGAAGGAGCTGGAGATCGCAGCGGCCGACAATCTGAAGCGGGTTCTCCGTCCACAGCCTGTGGACGGAGACGGTGGCGGCGCCACGGACTGGACGGCCGATCCGGGCACCCACCGCCTGACGGCCTTCCTGGAGACCAAGACGGTCTGGCACCCGACGGGCGCCCTGGGCGTCTCGGGCTCCTCGTACTGACCGGCTCCCCGCACGGCAACGGCCTGTTCCTCCGGCACCCCGGAGGAACAGGCCGCTCCCGGCTGCTCAGCCGCCGTGCAGCGTCTGCGCCACCGGCCCGACCGCCGGCAGGTCCTTCAGCGCGCCACCGCTGGTCAGCGGGTCCGTGACGGCGGCCGTGGAGAGCGGCTTGAAGTCGGCGACCTGCGTCCCCACCACGTTGTCCAGCGGGTCCGTGCCCGTGCCGGCCAGCGGGTCGAGCCGCAGATGCGTCACCGGGGCGACGCCGTTGCCGAGCGAGTGACCGAGCGCCCCGGTCACCGTGCCGCTCGCGGCCTCCCCGGCCGCGCCGAGGCCGGTGTCGGCTCCCACCACCGGCACGTGGGGCAGCGGCGCCGCCTGGGCCGCCGCACCCCCCGCACCGAGCGCGGCACCCACCGCGGTGACGGTCAGACCTGCCCTCAGCAGGGCGCGGCGACGGGACTTGGAAAGTGCGTGACGTGCCATGGAATTCCCACCTGATCGAGACGATCGAGTAACCATCTGAGTGCGTAGAGTAGTTGAGGTGTGATGCTCGATACCAACAAGGGCACCGGGGGATCCCCTGCGCGGGTCAATGCCTCACACTCGTATCCTGTGAATTCCCAACCGATCCCGACCCGCGTCGTACTGCTCGCGGGCCCTTCCGGCTCCGGCAAGTCCTCCCTCGCCGCCCGCACCGACCTGCCGGTGCTGCGCCTGGACGACTTCTACAAGGAGGGCGACGACCCCACGCTGCCGCTCGTTCCCGGCAGTACGGACATCGACTGGGACTCCGCACAGTCCTGGGACGCCGACGCGGCGGTCACAGCGATCACGGAGCTGTGCCGCACCGGCCGCACCCACGTCCCGGTCTACGACATCGCCACCAGTTCCCGGGTCGACCGGGAGGCCTTCCACATCGAGCGCACGCCGCTGTTCGTGGCCGAGGGGATCTTCGCCGCGGACATAGTCGAACGGTGCCAGGAACTCGGCGTACTGGCCGACGCCCTGTGCCTGCGCGGCCGCCCGACGACGACGTTCCGCCGCCGCCTGCTGCGGGACCTGCGCGAGGGCCGCAAGTCGGTGCTGTTCCTGCTGCGGCGCGGCTGGCGGCTGATGCGCGCGGAGCGCCGGATCGTGGCCCGCCAGACGGCCCTGGGCGCCCACCCCTGCGGCAAGGAAGAGGCCCTGGGCCGCCTGGCCGCGGCGGCAGCGGGCCGGTGCCGCCGCGCGCCGGCCGCACGCGGGACGGCATAGCGGGCCTCCCCGTTCCGCGCACGCGAACGGGGCCGGACAGGACCCCCCGGCCCATCCGACCCCGCAGCACTTCCCCCGTACTCCGCCGCCTCCCCCGAAGCAGCGGCCCCGTTGTCCCCCGTGTTCCCCCTCGCCTCAGGCCACCAGCTCGCCGAAGGACTCCTCCTCGTCACGGCCGAAGCTGAGGACCTCGTCCTCGCGCAGCCGGCGGAGCGACCGCCAGATGCTGGACTTCACCGTGCCGACACTGATGTCGAGGATGGCCGCGATCTCCGGGTCGGTGCGGCCCTCGTAGTAACGCAGGACCAGCATCGTGCGCTGGAGTTCCGGCAGCCGCGCCAGCGCCTGCCAGAGCACGGCGCGCAGTTCCGTGCCGCGCATCGCGTCCGTGTCGCCCGCCGTCTCCGGCAGCTCCTCGGTCGGGTACTCGTTGAGCTTGCGCCTGCGCCAGGCGCTGATGTGCAGGTTGGTCATGGTGCGGCGCAGATAGCCGCCGACCGCCGCCTTGTCGCTGATCCGGTCCCATGCCCGGTACGTCGAGAAGAGGGCGCTCTGCAGCAGGTCCTCGGCCTCGAACCGGTCGCCGGTCAGGTGGTAGGCGGTTGCGTACAGGGAGGCGCGGCGCTCCCGGACGTAGGCCGTGAACGCCGCTTCGGCGTCCTCGCCCTGCGCCGGGGCCTTCCGCTCCCCCGTGACCTCCCCGTACGCGCTGCCCCCGTTGTTTCCCCCGTTGCCCCCCACAGGCGCGTCAACCACCGTCATGTACGACAGGTGCTGACGCCCGGCGCCACGAACGCACCCCCGCCCGTTCCCGGCGCCGGACTTCTCGATACTCCGGCCGACGTCGTGGAGACGCGTGACAACTGCGCTTGCGGTGGTGCTGTGAGTTGCGTTCATCTCGCGCCCCCCATCGGTGGAGTCCGTCCGTTCCTTGTGTCCAAGAGCTTGCCGGGGCAGTTTCATGGCGCTGTCCGCCGACTGTCACAGGCCTGTCACAGGGCCCGCCGGCCGTGCGTCCGGGGCGCGCGGGATGTATGAGTCGACCCCAACTGTCGAACTGGGGCGCCACCATGGGTCAGAATGACCAGCGTGCCTTTCCTGTTGCTGATCGAGGACGACGACGCCATCCGCACGGCCCTCGAACTCTCGCTGTCGCGCCAGGGCCACCGTGTGGCCACTGCGGCGACGGGAGAGGACGGCCTGAAACTGCTGCGTGAGCAGCGGCCGGACCTGATCGTGCTGGATGTGATGCTGCCCGGGATCGACGGCTTCGAGGTGTGCCGAAGGATCCGGCGCACCGACCAGCTGCCGATCATTCTGCTGACCGCGCGCAGCGACGACATCGACGTCGTGGTCGGGCTGGAGTCCGGTGCCGACGACTACGTGGTGAAACCCGTGCAGGGCCGGGTGCTCGACGCCCGGATCCGCGCGGTGCTGCGCCGCGGCGAGCGCGAGTCCACCGACTCCGCGTCGTTCGGGAGCGTGGTGATCGACCGTTCCGCGATGACCGTGACCAAGAACGGCGAGGATCTGCAGCTCACGCCGACCGAGCTGCGGCTCCTGCTGGAGCTGAGCCGCCGGCCGGGCCAGGCCCTGTCGCGGCAGCAGCTGCTGCGGCTGGTCTGGGAGCACGACTACCTCGGTGACTCCCGGCTGGTGGACGCGTGTGTGCAGCGGCTGCGGGCCAAGGTGGAGGACGTGCCGTCCTCGCCGACCCTGATCCGTACCGTCCGGGGTGTGGGCTACCGGCTGGACTCGCCTCAGTGAGCAACGCCGTCAAACGGAGCCTGCTCACCGGGCTTCGCTGGACCAGCCTGCGGCTGCGGCTCGTCGTGGTGTTCGCCCTGGTGGCGCTGACCGCCGCGGTGTCCGCGTCGGGGATCGCGTACTGGCTGAACCGCGAGGCCGTGCTGACCCGCACCCAGGACTCCGCGCTCGGGGACTTCCGCCAGGAGATGCAGGGCCGGGCGGCCTCGCTGCCGCTCCACCCCACCAGGGACGATCTGCAGAACGCCGCGGTGCAGATGGCGAGCAGTTCGCCCGGCTACAGCGTGCTGCTGGTCGACGAGCGCGACACCGGCAAGCCGATCGTCGGCAACTCCGACCTGGACAACTTCACACTCGACAACGTCCCGCTGTCGCTGCAGAAGGCGGTCAACAAGAAGCAGCCGGTGGAGGCGGGCAACAAGTACGAGTACCACCTGTTCTGGCAGCGGACCAGTATCCGCGGCACGCCGTACCTGGTGGGCGGTACGAAGATCATCGGTGGCGGCCCGACCGGCTACATGCTGAAGTCGCTCGACCAGGAACGGCAGGACCTCAACTCGCTGGCCTGGTCGCTGGGCATCGCCACCGGGCTCGCGCTGATCGGTTCGGCGCTGCTCGCGCAGGCCGCGGCGACGACCGTGCTGCGGCCCGTGCAGCGGCTCGGCGACGCCGCCCGCAAGCTCGGCGAGGGCAAGCTCGACACCCGGCTCGTGGTGTCCGGCACGGACGAACTGGCCGATCTCTCCCGTACGTTCAACCGGACCGCGAGTTCGCTGGAGAAGCGGGTCGCGGACATGAGCGCGCGGGACGAGGCGAGCCGGCGGTTCGTCGCCGACATGTCGCACGAGCTGCGCACCCCGCTCACCGCGCTGACCGCCGTCACCGAGGTGCTGGAGGACGAGGCGGACAGCCTCGACCCGATGATCGCGCCCGCGGTACGCCTGGTGGTGAGCGAGACCCGGCGCCTGAACGACCTGGTGGAGAACCTGATGGAGGTCACCCGCTTCGACGCGGGTACGGCCCGGCTCGTCCTCGACACCGTGGACGTCGCCGACCAGGTCACCGCCTGCATCGACGCCCGTGCCTGGCTGGACGCGGTGGATCTGGACGCCGAGCGCGGCATGATGGTCCGCCTCGACCCGCGCCGGCTCGATGTGATCCTGGCCAATCTGATCGGCAACGCGCTCAAGCACGGCGGTTCGCCGGTACGGGTCGCGGTGCGGACCGAGGGCGACCAGCTCGTCATCGAGGTCCGGGACCACGGCCCCGGCATCCCCGAGGACGTGCTGCCGCACGTCTTCGACCGGTTCTACAAGGCCAGCGCCTCGCGCCCGCGTTCCGAGGGCAGCGGTCTCGGGCTGTCGATCGCCATGGAGAACGCGCACATCCACGGCGGTGACATCACGGCGGCGAACTCGCCGGACGGCGACGGCGCGGTGTTCGTACTGCGGCTGCCGCGCGATGCCGAGCCGCTCACCCGTTCCGACGGTGGGCACGACGCCGGGGACCGGGACGAGGAGGGCGACGCGACGTGACGGACAGCGTGATGGGTGGCGCGGCGGGTGGTGGCAACCGCCGGGCGCGCCGCACGGCCGTGGCACTGGCCGGGGCCGTGGTCGGGGCCCTGCTGGCCGCGGGCTGCGGGATCAGGTCCACCACCGTGCCGGTGGACGCCGGGGCCGCGCCGTCGCAGGTGCCGTGCACGATGTCCGCGGAGGACGTCACGACGCAGGCCCTCAAGGGCATCCCCGTACAGATCTATCTGGTCTGCTCCTCGCAGCTGGTCACGGTGGACCGTGCGGTCCAGGTCGACGAGACCGGTTCGGACCGGGTCCGGATCGCGCAGGCGCTCCTGGACGAGCTGCTGCTGAAGCCGCCCGCCGCCGAACGGCGGGCCGGGTACTCCACGACCGTCCCGAAGACCCTGCGGGTCGGCGGGGCCCGCAGCGGCGACCGGTCGGGCACGCTGCGGCTCAGCGAGCAGCCGGAGGACCTGCGGTCCGAGGCGCTGGCGCAGATCGTGTGCACGTACGCGGAGAGCGACTCGCTCGCCCCGGAGGGCACCGTGGTACTGGGCGGGCCCGGGAACTATCCGCCGCGCGGGTACCTGTGCACCTCGGAGATGAAGGCGCGCCCCAAGGCGGTACCGACGCTCGGGTTGGGTACGGGGGCCTGAGCGCCCGGCACGTACGGGGGCCTGAGCGCCCGGCACGTACGGGGCCTGGGCGCCCGGCGGTCCGCTCCGCGGCGCCGGACGGGCCGGATTCCGGGGCGGCGGAACCGATCCTGCCGTTCGTGGCGTCTTGGGGGGCGTGCGTCAAGGTTCGGACGGTACAGCCGTCATCCGCTTCCGCGCGGCCGGGGTCACTCTCCTCATCGCGCATCTGCTGCTCGTCGGGTGGCTGACCCTGCGCCCGCTCGATGTGCCGTGGATGGGCGCCTCGAATCTCCGACCCTTCGCCGGCATCAGAGCCGACCTGTCCCTCGGCCCGGTCGAGGCCGCCCGTCGGATCGGTGAGGGGCTGCTGCTGCTCGCCCCGCTGGGTGTGCTGCTGCCGATGGCCGGGGGCCGGCTCACCGTCTCCCCGTGGGCCTCGCTGGCCCGTACAGTCGCGGCGGGTGCGCTGATCTCGACGACCATCGAACTGGCCCAGACCGGAGTGCCCGGTCAGGTCGTCGACGTCGACTCGCTGTTGCTGAACACCATCGGCGTGGCCCTCGCCCATCTGCTCGTCGTACCCATGTGCCGGGCGCGGCTGCGCCGCCGGAAGCAGGAGCGGGTCGGGGTGGTACCCCACCCGAGAGACGAGGCGGGCCAGGGTTCGACCCCGACGATTCCAAGGGTCGGGATCGCCCCGTAGAGCGACGCTTTGCCCCTGTTCGACGGGCCACCATGGAGCTATCGGGAGCACGACGGAGCTGCTCCCCAGCAACGGTTCGCGAAGGAGCCCACCATGGCCGCACTTGCCCGCCCCCGTGACGGACGCATGATCGGCGGAGTGTGCGCAGCGCTGGCACGGCGCTTCGGCACCTCCGCGGGGACCATGCGCGTCATCTTCCTGGTCTCCTGCCTGCTGCCGGGGCCGCAGTTCCTGCTCTACCTGGCGCTGTGGCTGCTGTTCCCGTCCGAGAAGACGTCGTCGGCCGCCGCCTGGTGACCTCGTACGCATACGCCCGTGGGGCGGACACCCGGTCCGGGTGTCCGCCCCACGGGCGTGTGTGCGGGGATCAGCCGCCGAGCGGGAGACCGTTGGCCGACAGGCCGCCGGTCCGCAGGCCGCCCGCGGGCATGCCGCCGAGCAGGCCCTTGGCCGGGGTGGTGACCTCGCCGACGAGCTTCTGCTGACCGGTGCCGAGCAGCTTGGTGGCCGTCTCCTGCACCGGCAGGCTCTGCGTCGCCGTTCCCAGCGCCGCGCTCGCGACCGGCAGAGCGGTGCCCGCGGCGTCGGTCGGCAGCACGGCGGCGGAGGCGGTGCCCGCAGCGGCGGCGGCGAAGGCGGCGCCGAGAGCGGCGACGCCGAGAGTCCTGACAGCAGACTGCTTCATGTGAAATTCATCCTTGGGGATAGGAATGTGGGGGGCTCCGAAAAGTAGCCAGCCCACCGCCCTTCCCGCAAACATGCCGACACACCGGGAAAGGCCGGGAGTTCGGCGCCCCGACCCTTCTCCGCGATGACGTCGATCAGCCCGCAGAAGAGGAAGAAACGCTGGTCGCAGCGGTCTGCTCGAAGAGCCATTCGGACTTCAGCTCGGCGTATCCGGGCTTGATCACATCATTGATCATCGCCAGACGCTCATCAAAAGGAATGAATGCCGACTTCATTGCATTGACGGTGAACCACTGCATGTCGTCGAGCGTGTATCCGAAGGTCTCGGTCAGCTTCTCGAATTCGTGGCTCATGCTCGTACCGCTCATCAGCCGGTTGTCCGTGTTCACGGTGGCCCGGAAATGCAGCTTCCGCAGCAGCCCGATGGGGTGCTCGGCGTACGAGGCGGCGGCGCCGGTCTGGAGGTTCGACGTCGGGCACAGCTCCAGCGGGATGCGCTTGTCCCGTACGTAGGAGGCGAGGCGGCCGAGCTTCACACCGCCGTCGTCGGTGACCTCGATGTCGTCGATGATGCGGACCCCGTGCCCGAGCCGGTCCGCACCGCACCACTGGAGCGCCTGCCAGATCGACGGCAGACCGAAGGCCTCGCCCGCGTGGATGGTGAAGTGGTTGTTCTCGCGCTTGAGGTACTCGAACGCGTCGAGGTGCCGGGTGGGCGGGAAGCCCGCCTCCGCGCCCGCGATGTCGAAGCCGGCGACGCCCTGGTCGCGGTAGCGGTTGGCGAGTTCGGCGATCTCCAGGGAGCGCGCGGCGTGCCGCATCGCGGTGAGGAGGGCGCCCACGCGGATGCGGTGCCCGTCCTGGCGGGCGCGCTGCTCGCCCTCGCGGAAGCCCTCGTTGACCGCCTCGACGACCTCTTCGAGAGTCAGTCCGGCCTCCAGGTGCTGCTCGGGGGCGTACCGCACCTCGGCGTAGACGACACCGTCCGCGGCCAGGTCCTCGGCGCATTCGGCGGCCACCCGGACCAGCGCCTCGCGGGTCTGCATGACGGCGCAGGTGTGCGCGAACGTCTCCAGGTAGCGCTCCAGCGAACCGGAGTCGGCCGCCTCCCGGAACCAGATGCCGAGCTTGTCGGGCTCGGTCTCGGGAAGTCCCTCGTATCCGCTCGCCAGGGCGAGGTCGACGATCGTCCCCGGGCGCAGGCCGCCGTCGAGATGGTCGTGCAGAAGCACCTTGGGTGCACGCCGGATCTGATCCTGGCCGGGCACATGAAGGGTCGGGCTCATCATTTGCGCACTCTAGCCCCTACGCGCGTAGATTGTCGCTCGCCGATGCGTAACAGTGACCGCGAATACGGGTGGAGTACACCTGTCCTTCTGACACTGTTCTGTCATGGCACAGCGCGCACTCCCCCTGCCCGACGCAAGGCTGGGACGGGCCGTCAGGGCGGCCGGAGCTCCAACCGCGGTCAGCGGCGTTGTTCTGCTGCTCCCGGACGGCGAGGCCGATTCGCACCGCCGCCCCTCACCTCTCTCCTACGCACTCCAGCTCCCGCTGGCCCGCGCCCTGGCCCGCGCCGGGCAGGACGACGGGCTCGCCGCGCATGTCGTGCGCTATCGCTGCCGGGGCTGGAACGCCACGGACGCGCAGCTCGCGGCGGACGCCGAGTGGGCGGTGGACGAGGTCGTACGGCGCTACGGCGACGTCCCGGTCTGCCTGGCCGGCCACGGCATGGGCGGCCGGGCCGCACTCCGGGCGGGCGGCCACGCGGCGGTCGACTCCGTGCTGGCGATGGCCCCCTGGCTGCCCGAGGACGGGGCGGACGGAGCGGACGGGGCGGAGCCGGTGAAGCACCTGCTCGGCCGCCAGGTGCTGCTCGTCCACGGCACCAACGACGCCCGTACCGACCCCGAGCTGTCCTTCCGCCTGGCCGAGCGGGCCAAGAAGACCAACCGCGACACCTGCCGCTTCGAGGTCCACTCCGACGGCCACGGACTGCGCCAGCACCGGGCCGAAGTGACGGCCCTGGCAGCCGACTTCGTGTGCGGTTCGCTGTTCGGCCGGGCGTACGCGCGGCCGGTCGCCGACGCGCTGGCGGCGCCACCGCCGCTGGGGCTGCGGATGCCGCTGGCGGCCGGATTCGGGAAGTCGCTGCGGGGCTGAGGGAGTTGACGGTCCGACAGGTGGGCGCGTGAGGTGTCCGCCTCCTCCGGGGCGCGGGGCGGCAGGCGCGCGAGGCGCCCGCCGTCTCCGGGCGGGGCCGGCAGTGCCCGCCGTCTCCGGGCGCGACTCCCGCCGCGGTCCGCCGGGACCACGGCGGGAGCCGGGCTAAAGAGGTCAGGCCTTCTTCCACTGGACGTCGTAGGCCCGCAGCGCGTACTTGCCGCAGTCGCCGCCGAACTTCCAGTGGCCCTTGCCGACCCAGGCGCCGTGGATCGTCCTGTTGGAGCACTCCGTCACCGTACGGGCCTTGCCGCGCGTCACGGCGCAGGAGGCGGTCCAGGTGGAGCTGCCGGTCTTCCAGTTCTTGCACGTGTAGCCGTAGTCGTTGGCGCTCGCCGCGCCCGGCAGGGCGACGATCAGGCCGCCTACGAGGACCGCGGTGGCGGCGGCGCCCGTCAGGCCGCGCATGACGCGCTTCATGTGCTCTCCCTCGTTTGGATGCTCAGGTACCGGACGGCACGGGATGCGCAGGTAAGGCGCTCCGTACCGGCCGAAATCGATCGTGGCACGGCTCCGGGGCGTCCGGGTCGGTCCGCGCCAGTCCGCGTCAGTCCGGCAGCAGGTGCCC
Coding sequences within it:
- a CDS encoding PH domain-containing protein, with the protein product MTSPTPPAEPVYADRTFRSPAGIVGGVLLLLLICWIGGDALIRGDGRVPWLALAGMLTAVPLVVAFTLRPVVLANEQRIRIRNPFRTIGMPWTEVADLRAGYSCELFTEGGAKYQLWAVPVSLRQRKKAARQQSRRSLDDPYDRTSVHADVRDTKARMASADQTMVDLRELAERARAGGAGAAAGSAEPSSVSVRWAYEVIAPAVVGAVLLVVLFATG
- the deoC gene encoding deoxyribose-phosphate aldolase, which produces MPTTAPAFSDATASDSALRRFLHGLPGVDAVGLEARAASLGTRSIKTTAKAYAIDLAISMIDLTTLEGADTPGKVRALAAKAVNPDPTDRTTPRTAAVCVYPDMAATAVAALAGSGVKVASVATAFPAGRAALDVKLADVRDAVAAGADEIDMVIDRGAFLSGRYLKVYEEILAVKAECARADGPDARLKVIFETGELSTYDNIRRASWLGMLAGADFIKTSTGKVGTNATPANTLLMLEAVRDFRAQTGVQIGVKPAGGIRTSKDAVKFLVLVNETAGEDWLDNHWFRFGASSLLNDLLMQRQKLSTGRYSGPDYVTVD
- a CDS encoding aldehyde dehydrogenase family protein, whose protein sequence is MASAFEYAPAPESRAVVDIAPSYGLFIDGEFAEAADGKVFKTVSPSTEEVLSEVAQAGAADVDRAVKAARKAFEKWSALPGSERAKYLFRIARIIQERSRELAVLETLDNGKPIKETRDADLPLVAAHFFYYAGWADKLDHAGYGPNPAPLGVAGQVIPWNFPLLMLAWKIAPALATGNTVVLKPAETTPLSALFFADICRQAGLPKGVVNILPGYGDAGAALVAHEDVNKVAFTGSTAVGKAIARQVAGTDKKVTLELGGKGANIVFDDAPIDQAVEGIVTGIFFNQGQVCCAGSRLLVQESVQDEVLDALKRRLSTLRLGDPLDKNTDIGAINSAEQLARITALTETGEAEGAERWSAPCELPSAGYWFAPTLFTNVTQAHTIARDEIFGPVLSVLTFRTPDEAVAKANNSQYGLSAGIWTEKGSRILAVANKLRAGVVWANTFNKFDPTSPFGGYKESGFGREGGRHGLEAYLDVR
- a CDS encoding aldehyde dehydrogenase family protein → MSDNRLSVFKTYKLYVGGKFPRSESGRVYEVTDSKGKWLANAPQSSRKDARDAVVAARKAFGGWSGATAYNRGQILYRVAEMLEGRKDQFVREVADAEGLSKSKAAAVVDAAIDRWVWYAGWTDKIGQVVGGANPVAGPFFNLSTPEPTGVVTVLAPQESSFLGLVSVIAPVIATGNTAVVIASTTSPLPALSLGEVLATSDLPGGVVNILSGRTAEIATPLASHQDVNAIDLTGADTALAKELEIAAADNLKRVLRPQPVDGDGGGATDWTADPGTHRLTAFLETKTVWHPTGALGVSGSSY
- a CDS encoding uridine kinase family protein, with product MLDTNKGTGGSPARVNASHSYPVNSQPIPTRVVLLAGPSGSGKSSLAARTDLPVLRLDDFYKEGDDPTLPLVPGSTDIDWDSAQSWDADAAVTAITELCRTGRTHVPVYDIATSSRVDREAFHIERTPLFVAEGIFAADIVERCQELGVLADALCLRGRPTTTFRRRLLRDLREGRKSVLFLLRRGWRLMRAERRIVARQTALGAHPCGKEEALGRLAAAAAGRCRRAPAARGTA
- a CDS encoding SigE family RNA polymerase sigma factor; translation: MNATHSTTASAVVTRLHDVGRSIEKSGAGNGRGCVRGAGRQHLSYMTVVDAPVGGNGGNNGGSAYGEVTGERKAPAQGEDAEAAFTAYVRERRASLYATAYHLTGDRFEAEDLLQSALFSTYRAWDRISDKAAVGGYLRRTMTNLHISAWRRRKLNEYPTEELPETAGDTDAMRGTELRAVLWQALARLPELQRTMLVLRYYEGRTDPEIAAILDISVGTVKSSIWRSLRRLREDEVLSFGRDEEESFGELVA
- the afsQ1 gene encoding two-component system response regulator AfsQ1 translates to MPFLLLIEDDDAIRTALELSLSRQGHRVATAATGEDGLKLLREQRPDLIVLDVMLPGIDGFEVCRRIRRTDQLPIILLTARSDDIDVVVGLESGADDYVVKPVQGRVLDARIRAVLRRGERESTDSASFGSVVIDRSAMTVTKNGEDLQLTPTELRLLLELSRRPGQALSRQQLLRLVWEHDYLGDSRLVDACVQRLRAKVEDVPSSPTLIRTVRGVGYRLDSPQ